Proteins co-encoded in one Pseudomonadota bacterium genomic window:
- a CDS encoding DUF2069 domain-containing protein codes for MLVASHATVLLLIFAALILPAYPAWAWLPLVVMLISVPGVLAARTYTYRWLMMLLALPVALGLMELIANPALRLWSAALVFFSCTLFFCLALSLRTSG; via the coding sequence ATGTTGGTGGCAAGTCACGCCACCGTCTTGTTGTTGATTTTCGCCGCATTGATTCTGCCGGCATACCCAGCGTGGGCCTGGCTGCCGTTGGTCGTAATGCTGATATCGGTACCCGGGGTTTTGGCTGCACGGACCTATACTTATCGTTGGCTGATGATGCTGCTGGCGCTTCCGGTCGCGCTTGGCCTGATGGAACTGATTGCCAATCCAGCTCTGCGGCTTTGGTCCGCGGCCCTGGTTTTTTTCAGTTGCACGCTGTTTTTCTGCCTGGCCTTGAGTCTGAGAACCAGCGGTTGA